TTTACAACGATAGTTCTGTTCCATTGGAGAATCTGGCCGTTGGGGATACCCACGTTTGCGCCACCGAGGTGGGTGCTGGCACGGTCAAGTGCTGGAGAACCGGTGACACGTTTCAGCTTCCTTCTGTGACTGATACATTCTCTTCGATCTCATCTGGGTCTGGCTTCTCTTGTGGAATTTTGAGGAATAATTCTCGGGTTCGGTGCTGGGGAGACACCAGCGTTTCGGATTTAACGGAACGGATTGAGAATGCATTTGGGAACATGTCCATGTTGAGTCTTGTCGCAGGTGGTTCACATGTTTGTGGATTGAACTCAACTGGGTTTGTGGCATGTGGCGGAAATAACGATTCTGGACAACTTGATTTTCCTCAAGGTGGGGCTTTTGAGTATTCTGCGGTGGCGCTTGGAGCCGAACATGGCTGTGCTATCAGAGGATTGAATGGTTCGGTTGTGTGTTGGGGTGGCAATGGGGGATTCTTGGGGACTAATGTTACGGATGGAGTTTCCTTTGAGGTAATTGTTTCTGGGTCTAATTTTGTTTGTGGATTGACAACAAACAATTTGACAGTGGTGTGTTGGGGTCCTGGTTGGTCTAATAGTTCGACGTTTGAGCTTCCTTTTCCACCTGTTCTTCCAGGGTCTTGTGTTCAATCTTCCTGTGGAGAGTGTGGTTCATATCTTGATTCTCAATCTCTATGCTCTGGCTCTGGTAACATTTGTAAACCAATGACTTGTAAGCCTCAAACAACAGCTCCACCGCCGCCATCACCGTCACCGCCTCCACCATCAATGCCACCGCCGCCAGCATcaccgccaccgccaccacctTCGTCATCGCGATCAAAGACCTTGACAAACGGGTTATTGGCATTTGCTATTATCGGTTCTGTGGGAGCTTTTGCTGGAATATGCACTATAGTTTATTGCTTGTGGAGTGGTGTTTGTTTTGGGAAGAAGAAAGTTCACAATTCTGTGCAGCCTACAATCACAAGAGGTAGCAGTGGTTCAAACGGTGGGGGTGCTTCTAATAATAGCAATTCTTCAATATCATCTATGATTATGCGTCAGACTTCAATAATAATGAGACGCCAGAGGAGTGGAACGTCCTCAACGAAGCACCCAGACAGGGCTGAGGAGTTCACCCTGGCCGAGCTTGTGGCAGCCACCGACAATTTCTCAGCAGAAAACAAGATCGGAGCTGGAAGCTTTGGTGTTGTGTACAAAGGCAAACTCGCGGATGGACGCGAGGTGGCAATCAAGAGGGGTGAAACTGGTTCCAAGATGAAGAAGTTTCAAGAGAAGGAAAGTGCATTCGAGTCTGAATTGGCCTTCTTGTCTCGTCTACACCACAAGCACTTGGTTGGACTGGTTGGATTCTGCGAAGAGAAAGATGAGAGGCTCTTGGTGTACGAGTACATGAAGAATGGGGCGCTGTATGATCATTTGCATGACAAGAACAACGTGGAGAAGGGTAACAGTGTGTTGAATTATTGGAAAATAAGGATAAAAATTGCTTTGGATGCTGCCCGGGGAATAGAGTATCTTCATAATTATGCAGTTCCATCAATTATTCACAGAGACATAAAGTCTTCTAACATTCTTATTGATGCTACTTGGACGGCAAGAGTATCGGATTTTGGATTGTCTATGATGAGTCCAGAACCCGACCGTGATCACCGACCAATGAAGGCAGCAGGAACCGTTGGATACATTGATCCGGAGTACTACGGTTTAAATGTATTGACGGCAAAGAGTGATGTGTATGGGCTGGGAGTTGTACTACTGGAACTTTTAACAGGAAAGAGAGCTATATTCAAGTATGGGGAAGACGGAGGCAGCCCACTAAGTGTGGTGGACTTTGCAGTGCCTCGTATTTTGGCTGGAGAATTGGTGAAAATTTTGGATGAAAGGGTTGGACCACCCGATGTGAATGAGGCAGAGGCAGTGGAATTAGTGGCCTATACAGCTGTCCATTGTGTGAATTTGGAAGGGAAAGATAGACCAACCATGACTGACATTGTGGTCAATTTAGAGAGAGCTTTGGCTGTTTGTGAGAGTAGCCATGATACCATTTCCAGTGGCTCTATCTCTGTTGTTTCAGAATGATAAAAGGggacaaaatattgaaaattttgtgaattcttcttattcatttttctcaatttcataTCTTCATTCATTGTTTCCAATATGCTTGTAAAGATTTAGTGTATATTATGCTGTaaattgttgatagtaaaaGACATAGAAAGCAGAAAAGTATGGAGTTGCGGTCTGATTTGAGAAGTTGAGTCTGCAGGGACATTATGATAAATCCCTTTCACGATTCTCTTTGAAATGTCTTCGTTGACTTCCACGTTGACGCAGCGCAATGAAACACCAAATTAAGCAGCGGCTTGATTAATGCATATTAATTGCTTTTTTATTACACCCACCAAACGATCTTTGAATTCACTTCTCTGCCTctgtttttctatattttcagGACTTGGTCTTCTTCATTTATCAGACTACAAATTCAACTCTGATTTTGTCTCTTCCTCACTCCTCCCTAATCAACTTATTTCCATTTTCGAAGCTACAGGACTCAACTTTCTTAAAACAAGTCAAAAAGTTTAAGCTACATATATATTTACCCATTTTAATGTTTCCCACGCTTTGCATTAATGTTTCACATCTCAACATGTTTAACACTCTATTTTATgtcaaaaattattattcaatatatattcttatatgCAATATATAGTTATGTGCATGGTacagaataaatattttttataatattaaaattataattaataaataaaattgaatatataactTGTTTTGGTATTAGAGCCCGAGACCGAACCGACCCTCTGATCCTGTACCCGTTCGTCTGACCCGTTCGTCTTTCAGATGCCTTTATGAATCACCCGGGAGACCCTGCAATAAGAACACTCCGACGTCCAAGTCAGTAGATCAGTTAACGGAATCAATTTTTGGATTAGATTCGAGATTACTTTACCTGTCCTGCTGTCCCTATTTATAGACGATGTATTCATAACTGaccattaatttcattgattNGCTATGCCTTCCGTTACATCTCCATCAAAGTCTTTTAATGCTTTCTCGACCCCACATCCACTTGATCCATACCGTCCGGTGTTAGGCTGCCTTTGCCCCTTGTGGCTTTGGCAACCTGGCCGACCGGTCTTTTTCCAGCACTCTTGATCCGGCCGACTCAGCCGACCCTCCTCCACTACATAactcattataataaaattcagAATAACTaaatgaatttgattctatacgttttatatatataatacacacCGTGTATATATGTATTAGATGATTTCTTAAGGGTTTTTGGGGTTGCACCAAGAAATTTGATAGGGTGGAGAAAGTCCTTTCCTAAATTTATTTACGAGGGCAGGGTATGTTGGCCTAACCAAGAATGAGTTGATCCCTGTCCAGGCTCATGCAGGAGGCCCAGAGAAACACTcaataatgaaagaataaaattaagtaatttgtttacaaatgttttttctactatttatatgtcaataattttcaaaattcaacaggtcaaaagtttaattttttaatattttaaaaaagtactaacaatttagttaaaattcttaaatataaattttcatccGAATGAGTACGTTGGTTTTTGTTTATAGTAACTTGGGGGGTGGTGGAAGCAGTTGGTCTCAAAAACCATGAACGAGGAAACTGCTAGAAGGTTACCCTTGTCTTGCCTCGCACCTTCTCAACAAATTCGCCCTGCCTCACTCACTGTCAGTGTTTCAGAAAATGACTATACCATATTCTATGactaaaatagtaaaagaaaaagtgaccttttatatttcaaaaaaaataaataaataaagaacagTGAAGGATAACGTCAATGACGTTAATGTTTATTGGCGTTAGTTTATTTTAGAACTTTTAAGGATCTCtgtacaaagaaaaaaatattttaacctaaaccttttacaatattttaatacaatatacgtaaaatatttttttacaatattttaatataatatactaatatattttaaatccagtataatacatgtattatattaaaatattgtaaaacattatATGTTAACTGTGGATACGTtgtagaataagaaaaaaaaaatattgctttTCTCCCTTACCCATACAATGGTAGTACTATTTTTAAAGTCAAATCATCCACCGTCCATTTACGAAGTCGGTGATGATAAAATAATTCTGACTTTTGAGTGATTTTGACTTATATTGTTTCCTGTTGTAGTATTTAATCTTCTGTAAATATATATAGGTCCAAAGCGAGGACGCAGTAGATTCAGAAAGCAATACGCTACGCACATAGTTTGACAGTTGAGgcaagaggaaaaagaaaaatacattgcATACATGGCGAATTCAGGAGTATCCCTTATGTTTGCTTCGATAGTGGAAAATGCTCTTAGAAGTATCGGAGGAGATTTGGGGGCATTTCCTTTGCACGATTTTTCTTTGGCAGTGGAGAATGCTTTGAGTAGTATTGGAGGAGATTTCGGAGCATTACCTGTTCATGGATTTGCTTCTATAGTCAACAATGCAATG
The sequence above is drawn from the Vigna radiata var. radiata cultivar VC1973A chromosome 3, Vradiata_ver6, whole genome shotgun sequence genome and encodes:
- the LOC106757659 gene encoding putative serine/threonine-protein kinase-like protein CCR3 — protein: MKTPPSSSVPLCLVVAALLILSLPRSSHGLGSGATLAVSDASATVCAVVAGESIRRIQCYRQGQSVSIIPNVSFSMISGGRNYFCGLRSSNSDLLCWNTSSSFERRRLYNDSSVPLENLAVGDTHVCATEVGAGTVKCWRTGDTFQLPSVTDTFSSISSGSGFSCGILRNNSRVRCWGDTSVSDLTERIENAFGNMSMLSLVAGGSHVCGLNSTGFVACGGNNDSGQLDFPQGGAFEYSAVALGAEHGCAIRGLNGSVVCWGGNGGFLGTNVTDGVSFEVIVSGSNFVCGLTTNNLTVVCWGPGWSNSSTFELPFPPVLPGSCVQSSCGECGSYLDSQSLCSGSGNICKPMTCKPQTTAPPPPSPSPPPPSMPPPPASPPPPPPSSSRSKTLTNGLLAFAIIGSVGAFAGICTIVYCLWSGVCFGKKKVHNSVQPTITRGSSGSNGGGASNNSNSSISSMIMRQTSIIMRRQRSGTSSTKHPDRAEEFTLAELVAATDNFSAENKIGAGSFGVVYKGKLADGREVAIKRGETGSKMKKFQEKESAFESELAFLSRLHHKHLVGLVGFCEEKDERLLVYEYMKNGALYDHLHDKNNVEKGNSVLNYWKIRIKIALDAARGIEYLHNYAVPSIIHRDIKSSNILIDATWTARVSDFGLSMMSPEPDRDHRPMKAAGTVGYIDPEYYGLNVLTAKSDVYGLGVVLLELLTGKRAIFKYGEDGGSPLSVVDFAVPRILAGELVKILDERVGPPDVNEAEAVELVAYTAVHCVNLEGKDRPTMTDIVVNLERALAVCESSHDTISSGSISVVSE